A genomic region of Azoarcus sp. KH32C contains the following coding sequences:
- a CDS encoding efflux RND transporter periplasmic adaptor subunit, which yields MTRSRVLVAAAIVAIAVVGGYWYYSSRAGSVPAVVKAPPPPVPVTAATAAVSDVPVLLEVIGRAEAYESVTVKSRLDGQVASVVYMEGQHVRQGDVLLRLDPADYEARLRQAEANVARDEAQVAKARADVERYVALKGRGFVSDEKVNEVHTDEAAALATVKADKAAVDFARLQLSYTTVRAPFDGVVGARLVFPGSAVKVNDTALAVVNRVRPLYVSFDVSEKHLPRLREAMAAGSMKASIKVPGGGDKPVEGTVRFLDNAVDVTTGTIQMKALLENQDEKLLPGQFVNVSVRLATLSGAVVVPSEAVQQGPEGNFLFVIGEENKVSPRKIEVEAMFDGRAAIAKGLAAGEKVVTDGQLRLTPGSRVKVKGEGAEEAEASGKASAQPAATAGESTPSRN from the coding sequence ATGACAAGAAGCAGGGTATTGGTGGCGGCGGCCATCGTGGCCATCGCCGTCGTTGGCGGATACTGGTATTACTCGTCGCGCGCGGGCAGCGTGCCGGCCGTCGTGAAGGCGCCGCCGCCGCCAGTGCCGGTGACGGCAGCGACCGCGGCGGTGAGCGACGTGCCGGTGCTGCTGGAAGTGATCGGCCGTGCCGAGGCGTATGAGAGCGTGACCGTGAAGTCGCGCCTGGACGGTCAGGTGGCGTCGGTCGTCTATATGGAAGGCCAGCATGTGCGCCAGGGCGACGTGCTGCTGCGGCTCGATCCGGCCGACTACGAGGCGCGCCTGCGCCAGGCCGAAGCGAACGTCGCGCGTGATGAGGCGCAGGTCGCGAAGGCGCGAGCGGACGTCGAACGCTACGTTGCGCTGAAGGGCCGCGGCTTCGTGTCGGACGAGAAGGTGAACGAGGTGCACACCGACGAAGCCGCGGCGCTGGCGACGGTCAAGGCAGACAAGGCGGCCGTCGATTTCGCGCGACTGCAACTGTCCTACACGACCGTGCGCGCGCCCTTCGACGGCGTCGTCGGCGCGCGGCTCGTGTTCCCGGGGTCGGCGGTGAAGGTGAACGACACGGCGCTGGCGGTGGTGAACCGCGTGCGGCCGCTGTATGTGAGTTTCGACGTGTCCGAGAAGCATCTGCCGCGGCTGCGCGAGGCGATGGCGGCGGGGAGCATGAAGGCGTCCATCAAGGTGCCCGGCGGCGGGGACAAGCCCGTCGAAGGCACGGTGCGCTTCCTCGACAACGCGGTGGATGTCACGACGGGCACGATCCAGATGAAGGCCCTGCTCGAAAACCAGGACGAAAAGCTGCTGCCCGGGCAGTTCGTCAACGTGAGCGTCCGCCTGGCGACGCTTTCCGGAGCGGTCGTGGTGCCGAGCGAAGCGGTGCAGCAGGGGCCGGAGGGCAACTTCCTGTTCGTGATCGGTGAAGAGAACAAGGTCAGTCCGCGCAAGATCGAGGTCGAGGCGATGTTCGATGGCCGGGCGGCGATCGCGAAGGGGCTCGCGGCCGGCGAGAAGGTCGTCACCGACGGGCAATTGCGGCTGACGCCGGGTTCGCGCGTGAAGGTGAAGGGGGAGGGGGCCGAGGAGGCGGAAGCTTCCGGCAAGGCGTCCGCCCAGCCCGCGGCCACTGCTGGGGAATCGACCCCGTCGCGCAACTGA
- a CDS encoding efflux RND transporter permease subunit: MNLPESCIRRPVMTTLLMAAFLIFGVIGYRALPVAELPSVDFPTISVTAQLPGASPETMAASVATPLEGQFSTISGLDSMTSTSAQGTTSITLQFSLDRNIDAAALDVQSAISTALRKLPPNMPTPPSFRKVNPADAAIFYIAMSSPTMPLPVVDEYAETQLAQRLSTIPGVAQVQVFGSQKFAVRVQANPDQLASRGIGIDELRQALVQNNVNQPVGQLDGSRQSLAIKDAGQLTTAASYRPLIVAWKNGAPVRLEEVATPIDGVENNRIASWNVDKRAIVLAIQRQPGANTVETVDAIKRVLPSFQSKLPAAIEMKVLFDRSITIRNAIDDVQFTLILAGFLVILVILLFLRNLSATLIPALALPISVVGTFAAMSVMGYSLDNLSLLALTLSVGFVVDDAIVMLENIVRHVEAGERPFEAAIKGAREIGFTIISMTISLIAVFIPVMFMRGIVGRLLHEFAVTICAAILVSGVVSLTLTPMLCSRYIKHAESESHGRVFLLFERFFAALLAGYERTLRMAMAHPRAVLASFFATLLATGLIFAKVPKDFLPSGDSGQIIAFTEAAQDASFAAMVEHQRAVAEIVAKDPDVATFMSSVGAGGARPTANTGTLFITLKPHDERKSTPDEIIQRLRPQVAAVPGIKVSMQNPPAIRIGGQVTSAQYQYTLQDIDLDELYQWTGTLTEKIRQLPGFVDVNNNLNNLSPVVALDIDRDKLATLGLTYGQVEDALQSAFSARQVSTIYGSTNQYQVILELAPRFQAGPEALPRLHVRTSAGTLVPLDAVAHFSRKNQALTVNHLGQLPSVTISFNLLPGTSLGDAVARIKALEQEAGIPVSLNTSLQGTAQAFQSSLEGLGMLLLVAVLVVYLVLGVLYESFIHPLTILSGLPSAGLGALLTLLLFGVDLSLYAFVGVIMLIGIVKKNAIMMIDFALERRRHEGMAAFDAIFQACLVRFRPIMMTTMAALVGTLPIALGIGAGAEVRRPLGLAVVGGLVVSQFLTLYLTPVVYLYLDRFSKSGDSRATEPATEAAAS, translated from the coding sequence ATGAATTTGCCCGAATCGTGTATCCGCCGGCCGGTGATGACGACGCTGCTGATGGCGGCGTTCCTGATCTTCGGCGTGATCGGCTACCGCGCGCTGCCGGTGGCCGAACTGCCGTCGGTGGACTTCCCGACGATCTCGGTCACGGCGCAGCTGCCCGGGGCCTCGCCGGAGACGATGGCCGCATCGGTCGCCACGCCGCTGGAAGGCCAGTTCTCGACGATTTCCGGCCTCGACTCGATGACCTCGACGAGCGCCCAGGGGACGACCTCGATCACGCTGCAATTCTCGCTCGACCGCAACATCGACGCGGCGGCGCTCGACGTGCAGTCGGCGATCTCGACCGCGCTGCGCAAGCTGCCGCCGAACATGCCGACGCCGCCGTCCTTCCGCAAGGTCAATCCGGCCGACGCGGCAATTTTCTACATCGCGATGTCGTCGCCGACGATGCCGCTGCCGGTGGTCGACGAATATGCCGAGACCCAGCTCGCGCAGCGTCTATCGACGATCCCGGGCGTCGCCCAGGTGCAGGTATTCGGTTCGCAGAAGTTCGCCGTGCGCGTGCAGGCCAATCCCGACCAGCTCGCGAGCCGCGGCATCGGCATCGACGAACTGCGCCAGGCGCTCGTGCAGAACAACGTCAATCAGCCTGTCGGCCAGCTCGACGGCAGCCGCCAGTCGCTCGCGATCAAGGACGCCGGCCAATTGACGACGGCCGCCTCCTATCGGCCGTTGATCGTCGCGTGGAAGAACGGCGCGCCGGTGCGGCTGGAGGAAGTGGCGACGCCGATCGACGGCGTCGAGAACAACCGCATCGCGAGCTGGAACGTCGACAAGCGCGCAATCGTGCTCGCGATCCAGCGCCAGCCGGGCGCGAACACGGTCGAGACGGTCGATGCGATCAAGCGGGTGCTGCCGTCCTTCCAGTCCAAGCTCCCGGCCGCGATCGAGATGAAGGTGCTGTTCGACCGCAGCATCACGATCCGCAACGCGATCGACGACGTGCAGTTCACGCTGATCCTCGCGGGTTTCCTGGTCATCCTCGTGATCCTGCTCTTCCTGCGCAACCTGTCGGCGACGCTGATCCCGGCGCTCGCGCTGCCGATCTCGGTCGTCGGCACTTTCGCCGCGATGTCGGTGATGGGCTATAGCCTCGACAACCTGTCGCTGCTGGCGCTGACGCTGTCGGTCGGCTTCGTCGTCGACGACGCGATCGTGATGCTGGAGAACATCGTCCGCCACGTCGAGGCAGGCGAACGGCCCTTCGAGGCCGCGATCAAGGGTGCGCGCGAAATCGGCTTCACGATCATCTCGATGACGATCTCGCTGATCGCCGTCTTCATCCCGGTGATGTTCATGCGCGGGATCGTCGGGCGCCTGCTGCACGAATTTGCGGTGACGATCTGCGCGGCGATCCTCGTGTCCGGCGTCGTGTCGCTGACGCTGACGCCGATGCTCTGCAGCCGCTACATCAAGCACGCGGAATCGGAATCGCATGGCCGCGTCTTCCTGCTCTTCGAGCGCTTCTTCGCCGCGCTGCTGGCGGGCTATGAGCGTACGCTGCGCATGGCGATGGCGCACCCGCGGGCGGTGCTCGCGAGCTTCTTTGCGACCTTGCTCGCGACGGGCCTGATCTTTGCCAAGGTGCCGAAGGATTTCCTGCCGAGCGGCGATTCCGGCCAGATCATCGCCTTCACCGAAGCCGCGCAGGACGCCTCCTTCGCCGCGATGGTCGAACATCAGCGCGCAGTCGCCGAGATCGTCGCCAAAGATCCCGACGTCGCGACCTTCATGTCCTCGGTGGGCGCAGGCGGCGCGCGGCCGACCGCGAACACCGGCACGCTCTTCATCACGCTGAAGCCGCACGACGAGCGCAAATCGACGCCGGACGAGATCATCCAGCGCCTGCGGCCGCAGGTCGCGGCGGTGCCCGGCATCAAGGTGTCGATGCAGAACCCGCCCGCGATCCGGATCGGCGGTCAGGTCACGTCGGCGCAATACCAATACACGCTGCAGGACATCGACCTCGACGAGCTGTACCAATGGACCGGCACGCTGACCGAGAAGATCCGCCAGTTGCCGGGCTTCGTCGACGTCAACAACAACCTCAACAACCTGAGCCCGGTCGTCGCGCTCGACATTGATCGGGACAAGCTCGCGACGCTCGGCCTCACCTACGGCCAGGTCGAGGATGCGCTGCAAAGCGCGTTTTCGGCGCGGCAGGTGTCGACGATCTACGGTTCGACCAACCAGTACCAGGTCATCCTCGAACTCGCGCCGCGATTCCAGGCGGGGCCGGAGGCGCTGCCGCGTCTGCATGTGCGCACCAGCGCCGGTACGCTCGTGCCGCTGGACGCCGTCGCGCACTTCAGCCGCAAGAACCAGGCGCTGACGGTGAACCACCTCGGCCAGCTGCCGTCGGTGACGATCTCCTTCAACCTGCTGCCCGGCACCTCGCTCGGCGACGCGGTGGCGAGGATCAAGGCGCTGGAGCAGGAGGCCGGGATTCCGGTCTCGCTCAACACCAGCCTGCAGGGCACGGCGCAGGCCTTCCAGTCTTCGCTCGAAGGGCTCGGGATGCTGCTGCTCGTCGCGGTGCTCGTCGTGTATCTCGTTCTCGGCGTGCTCTACGAGAGCTTCATCCATCCGCTGACGATCCTGTCCGGCCTGCCGTCGGCGGGCCTCGGGGCGCTGCTGACGCTGCTGCTCTTCGGCGTCGACCTCAGCCTCTATGCCTTCGTCGGCGTGATCATGCTGATCGGCATCGTGAAGAAGAACGCGATCATGATGATCGACTTCGCGCTAGAGCGGCGCAGGCACGAGGGCATGGCCGCGTTCGACGCGATCTTCCAGGCCTGTCTCGTGCGTTTCCGCCCGATCATGATGACGACGATGGCCGCGCTCGTCGGCACGCTGCCGATCGCGCTGGGGATCGGAGCGGGGGCGGAGGTGCGGCGGCCGCTGGGCCTCGCCGTGGTCGGCGGGCTCGTCGTGTCGCAGTTCCTGACGCTGTACCTGACGCCGGTCGTCTATCTCTACCTCGACCGCTTCTCGAAGAGCGGAGACAGCCGCGCTACCGAGCCGGCAACGGAAGCGGCGGCGAGCTAG
- a CDS encoding ferritin-like domain-containing protein, protein MIIRVDPFSALRTLNRRRFLTGSGAMLSAGTVALLAGRPALAANYGKKQTDISADVRILNTALGAELEAIAAYGVGAASGLLQKPMLDLAVQFQGQHKEHADVLAATVRKLGGKPVEAKSHYDFPTDKLKTQNDVLGFAAGLEKGAVSAYLGAVPLFQDRDLAKAAASILGDEAMHWAILRQALGDNPVPTAFVS, encoded by the coding sequence ATGATCATCCGCGTCGATCCCTTCTCCGCCCTGCGAACCCTCAACCGCCGCCGCTTCCTGACGGGATCGGGGGCCATGCTGTCGGCCGGCACCGTCGCGCTGCTCGCCGGACGCCCTGCACTCGCCGCCAACTACGGCAAGAAGCAAACCGATATATCGGCCGACGTCCGCATCCTCAACACCGCGCTGGGCGCCGAACTCGAAGCCATCGCCGCGTATGGCGTGGGGGCCGCCAGCGGCCTGCTGCAGAAGCCCATGCTCGACCTCGCCGTCCAGTTCCAGGGTCAGCACAAGGAGCATGCCGACGTGCTCGCCGCGACCGTGCGCAAGCTCGGCGGCAAGCCGGTCGAAGCGAAGAGCCACTATGACTTTCCGACCGACAAGCTGAAGACGCAGAACGACGTGCTCGGCTTCGCGGCGGGACTCGAGAAGGGGGCCGTCAGCGCCTACCTCGGCGCGGTGCCGCTGTTCCAGGATCGCGATCTGGCGAAAGCCGCGGCGAGCATCCTCGGCGACGAAGCGATGCACTGGGCTATCCTGCGTCAAGCGCTCGGCGACAATCCGGTGCCGACGGCCTTCGTGTCATGA
- a CDS encoding ABC transporter ATP-binding protein, translating to MTDREQQDAPPRPIFEARGLTKVYEMGEVRVEALRGVDLDLYPGEFVVLLGPSGSGKSTLLNILGGLDTPTSGSVRYGDHDLTVDDDAAMTHYRREHVGFVFQFYNLIPSLTARENVALVTEISDDPMAPEGALALVGLAQRMDHFPSQMSGGEQQRVAIARAVAKRPQVLLCDEPTGALDAQTGVMVLDVIARVNRDLGTTTVVITHNAVIAAMADRVVYFGDGRVVRIERNDHRAAASELQW from the coding sequence ATGACGGATCGGGAACAGCAGGACGCGCCGCCGCGGCCCATCTTCGAGGCGCGCGGGCTCACGAAGGTCTACGAGATGGGCGAGGTGCGGGTCGAGGCGCTGCGCGGCGTCGATCTCGATCTCTATCCGGGCGAGTTCGTCGTGCTGCTCGGCCCCTCGGGCAGCGGCAAATCGACGCTGCTCAACATCCTCGGCGGGCTCGACACGCCGACGAGCGGCAGCGTGCGCTACGGCGACCACGACCTGACCGTCGACGACGATGCGGCGATGACGCACTACCGCCGCGAGCACGTCGGCTTCGTCTTCCAGTTCTACAACCTGATCCCCAGCCTCACGGCGCGCGAGAATGTCGCACTCGTGACCGAGATCTCCGACGACCCGATGGCGCCCGAGGGGGCGCTCGCGCTGGTCGGGCTCGCGCAGCGGATGGATCACTTCCCGAGCCAGATGTCGGGCGGCGAGCAGCAGCGGGTGGCGATCGCGCGGGCCGTCGCGAAGCGGCCGCAGGTGCTGCTGTGCGACGAGCCGACCGGAGCGCTGGACGCGCAGACCGGCGTGATGGTGTTGGACGTCATCGCGCGCGTGAACCGCGATCTGGGCACCACGACCGTCGTCATCACCCACAACGCGGTCATCGCCGCGATGGCCGATCGCGTCGTGTATTTCGGCGACGGGCGCGTCGTGCGCATCGAGCGCAACGATCACCGCGCGGCGGCCAGCGAACTGCAATGGTGA
- a CDS encoding RNA polymerase sigma factor has translation MSPSDPPVAHAEPATETALVTRILAGDTLAFERMMRQHNRRLFRVARSILRDDADAEDAVQDGYIEAHRALAGFRGDAKLSTWLTRIIVNQALARRRRRNMPVATEEELDTLAGGDGDAPPETPETLAMRSELRRLIEASIDGLPDAYRTVFMLRAVEGLSVEETAATLGISSGNTKVRFLRARGQLRNALGAHLGSLLEDVFAFDGARCDRIVTQVCARLGLPAPSLTAPSLPASGESNPA, from the coding sequence ATGTCGCCTTCAGACCCTCCGGTCGCCCACGCCGAGCCCGCCACGGAAACCGCGCTCGTGACTCGCATCCTCGCCGGCGACACCCTCGCCTTCGAGCGCATGATGCGCCAGCACAACCGTCGCCTGTTCCGGGTCGCCCGCAGCATCCTGCGCGACGACGCGGACGCCGAGGACGCGGTGCAGGACGGCTACATCGAAGCACATCGCGCGCTCGCCGGCTTCCGCGGCGACGCGAAGCTCTCCACCTGGCTCACTCGGATCATCGTCAACCAGGCCTTGGCACGTCGCCGCCGCCGGAACATGCCGGTCGCCACAGAAGAAGAACTCGACACGCTGGCCGGAGGCGACGGCGACGCCCCTCCCGAAACGCCGGAAACGCTCGCGATGCGCAGCGAATTGCGACGCCTCATCGAGGCCTCGATCGACGGGCTGCCGGACGCCTATCGCACGGTCTTCATGCTACGCGCCGTCGAGGGCCTGAGCGTCGAGGAAACCGCCGCGACGCTCGGCATCTCGTCCGGCAATACGAAGGTGCGTTTCCTGCGCGCCCGCGGCCAGCTGCGCAACGCCCTCGGTGCCCATCTCGGATCGCTGCTCGAAGACGTCTTCGCCTTCGATGGTGCACGCTGCGACCGCATCGTCACGCAGGTCTGCGCGCGGCTGGGCCTTCCCGCCCCTTCACTAACTGCCCCCTCGCTCCCCGCCTCCGGGGAGTCCAACCCCGCGTGA
- a CDS encoding cytochrome c family protein: MKRTATAVLVALLAAPAAQAAMAGDPARGKGIYDRCLACHALAYNRTGPMHCGLFGRRAGSVPGFEYSPAMARSKIVWNEKTLDRFLAAPTRFVPGTAMGYAGISDPQERADLIAWLRQASASPEECPR, from the coding sequence ATGAAGCGGACCGCCACGGCGGTGCTCGTGGCGCTCCTCGCCGCCCCCGCTGCGCAGGCGGCGATGGCGGGCGACCCGGCGCGCGGCAAGGGGATCTACGACCGCTGCCTCGCCTGCCACGCCCTCGCCTACAATCGCACCGGCCCGATGCATTGCGGCCTCTTCGGGCGCCGGGCAGGCAGCGTCCCCGGCTTCGAGTATTCGCCGGCGATGGCGCGCTCAAAGATCGTCTGGAACGAGAAGACGCTCGACCGCTTTCTCGCCGCCCCCACGCGCTTCGTGCCCGGCACCGCGATGGGCTACGCCGGCATCTCCGATCCGCAGGAGCGTGCCGACCTGATCGCGTGGCTGCGACAGGCGAGCGCGTCCCCCGAGGAGTGTCCGCGCTAG